A stretch of Gemmobacter fulvus DNA encodes these proteins:
- the flgK gene encoding flagellar hook-associated protein FlgK has protein sequence MSISYALNTALSGLTVSARAAALVSSNVANAMTPGYARRELELSARDHGGQGVRVSAILRHVDLHLLTERRQAEAGLGNRHARASLLGSIETAIGTVDSAESLGGHIAAFDSALLEAASRPESESRLKAVFVAAGRLTDHATQAAEAIQRSRSDADARIAGQVSQLNNALARVEDLNTRIRATTAAGQDGSALMDLRQQQIDAIARIIPIQEVDRGGGVVALFAQSGAALLDGKAARFGFEQTRAITPDMTQASGALSGLTLNGRAVTTTESGLIGGGSLAADFAIRDELAPAAQARLDAVVRDLIERFEDSGLDASRAPGAPGLFTDAGAAFAGGSEVGLSQRLRLNAAVDPAQGGALWRLRDGLGAAVPGVAGNSALLTALQEALVAERVPSSGAVDGGARSFAGLASDMVSAMARDRLSADQDLAYASARASGLQQQELENGVDTDQEMQKLLLIEQTFSANARVMQAVDDMLSTLMEL, from the coding sequence ATGAGCATTTCCTACGCCTTGAACACCGCCCTCAGCGGGCTGACGGTCAGCGCCCGTGCCGCGGCCCTTGTGTCGTCAAACGTGGCCAATGCCATGACACCGGGCTATGCGCGGCGCGAGCTGGAGCTTTCTGCGCGGGACCATGGCGGTCAGGGCGTGCGCGTTTCGGCCATTCTGCGCCATGTTGATCTGCATCTGCTGACCGAGCGCAGGCAGGCCGAGGCTGGTCTTGGCAACCGCCACGCCCGTGCCAGTCTTTTGGGCAGCATCGAAACCGCGATTGGCACGGTGGACAGTGCGGAATCGCTCGGCGGTCATATCGCGGCCTTCGACAGCGCCTTGCTGGAAGCCGCCAGCAGGCCGGAGTCCGAGTCGCGGCTCAAGGCGGTTTTCGTGGCGGCGGGGCGGTTGACCGATCATGCCACCCAGGCGGCAGAGGCGATCCAGCGCAGCCGCAGCGATGCGGATGCCCGGATTGCAGGCCAGGTGTCGCAACTCAATAACGCGTTGGCGCGGGTGGAAGACCTGAATACGCGGATTCGCGCAACCACCGCGGCAGGTCAGGACGGATCTGCCTTGATGGACCTTCGGCAGCAGCAGATTGATGCGATTGCCCGGATCATCCCGATTCAAGAGGTGGATCGGGGCGGCGGCGTTGTCGCGCTGTTTGCACAATCCGGGGCTGCTTTGCTGGATGGGAAGGCCGCCCGCTTCGGATTTGAGCAAACCCGCGCGATCACGCCGGATATGACGCAGGCCTCCGGGGCGCTGTCGGGCCTGACCCTGAATGGCCGTGCCGTGACCACAACCGAAAGCGGGTTGATCGGCGGCGGCAGTCTGGCGGCGGATTTCGCCATCCGGGACGAGCTTGCTCCGGCGGCGCAGGCCAGGCTGGATGCCGTTGTCCGTGACCTGATCGAACGGTTCGAGGACAGCGGTCTGGATGCCAGTCGCGCGCCGGGCGCGCCCGGGCTGTTTACTGATGCGGGCGCAGCCTTCGCCGGAGGAAGCGAGGTGGGTCTGTCGCAACGGCTTCGGCTGAATGCGGCGGTCGATCCCGCACAGGGCGGCGCACTCTGGCGGCTGCGTGACGGGCTGGGCGCGGCGGTGCCCGGCGTGGCCGGAAACTCTGCCCTGCTGACGGCACTGCAAGAGGCGCTGGTGGCGGAACGTGTGCCCTCCAGCGGCGCGGTTGACGGCGGCGCGCGCAGTTTTGCGGGCCTCGCCTCGGACATGGTTTCGGCCATGGCGCGTGATCGGCTGAGCGCCGATCAGGATCTGGCCTATGCCAGCGCGCGGGCCAGCGGCCTGCAACAGCAGGAGTTGGAAAACGGCGTCGATACTGATCAGGAAATGCAGAAACTGCTGCTGATCGAACAGACCTTTTCGGCAAATGCGCGGGTCATGCAGGCTGTGGATGACATGCTCAGCACTTTGATGGAGCTGTGA
- a CDS encoding flagellar hook protein FlgE: MTISSALNAGVAGLNANATRLASISDNIANSGTFGYKRAATEFESLVLTHAPNAGSYAAGGVRSLSSRLIDERGALVSTANALDLAVSGRGMLPVAKSADAASGNQSLMMTTTGAFRPDANGVLRTASGLVLLGWPADGNGTVPSMPRDTTAGLKPVVINANQQAGDPTSTMTLGVTLPATATAAGAEGDELPLTVEYFGNLGTSETLEISFTPTVPTAGSSNEWTMVITDSAQDGAVIGEYTLVFDDTRDGGGTLSSVTTVSGGDYDPVTGTLDLEVAGGPLAMTIGKPGEAGGLTQLSDDFIPTGITKNGSPVGTLMQVEVDENGFLQATYDTGFTKTLYQIPLVDVPNLNGLNALNNQTYEMSPNSGAFFLWTAGEGPSGSVVGYAREGSTTDVAGELTSLIQTQRAYSSNAKVIQTVDEMLQETTNIKR; this comes from the coding sequence ATGACGATTTCCTCAGCTCTCAATGCCGGGGTGGCTGGCCTGAATGCCAATGCCACGCGGCTTGCCTCGATTTCCGACAATATCGCGAACTCCGGCACCTTCGGATATAAGCGCGCCGCCACCGAATTTGAATCCCTGGTGCTGACCCATGCGCCCAATGCCGGATCCTATGCGGCGGGCGGTGTGCGGTCGCTGTCCTCGCGGTTGATCGACGAACGCGGTGCGCTGGTGTCGACCGCCAACGCGCTGGATCTGGCGGTTTCCGGGCGCGGGATGCTGCCGGTTGCCAAATCCGCCGACGCGGCCAGCGGCAATCAAAGCCTGATGATGACCACAACCGGGGCCTTCCGTCCCGATGCGAATGGTGTGCTGCGCACGGCGTCGGGTCTGGTTCTGCTCGGCTGGCCTGCGGATGGCAATGGCACCGTGCCCAGCATGCCGCGTGACACCACAGCGGGGCTGAAACCCGTGGTGATCAACGCAAACCAGCAGGCAGGCGATCCGACCAGCACCATGACCCTGGGCGTCACCTTGCCTGCAACGGCGACGGCGGCAGGGGCCGAAGGGGACGAACTGCCGCTGACGGTGGAATATTTCGGCAATCTCGGCACTTCCGAAACGCTGGAGATCAGCTTTACCCCCACCGTTCCCACGGCGGGATCCTCGAATGAATGGACCATGGTCATCACCGATTCGGCGCAGGATGGTGCGGTGATCGGGGAATATACGCTGGTGTTTGATGATACGCGGGATGGCGGCGGCACGCTCAGTTCTGTCACCACGGTGTCCGGCGGGGACTATGATCCGGTGACCGGCACGCTGGATCTGGAGGTGGCGGGCGGCCCGCTTGCCATGACCATCGGCAAGCCGGGGGAAGCGGGCGGGCTGACGCAATTGTCCGATGATTTCATCCCGACCGGAATCACCAAGAACGGTTCGCCGGTCGGCACGCTCATGCAGGTTGAGGTTGATGAAAACGGCTTCCTGCAGGCGACCTATGACACCGGCTTTACCAAGACCCTGTATCAGATCCCGCTGGTCGATGTGCCGAACCTCAACGGGTTGAATGCGCTGAACAACCAGACCTATGAAATGTCGCCCAATTCCGGCGCCTTCTTTCTGTGGACTGCGGGTGAAGGCCCCTCCGGCTCGGTTGTGGGTTATGCCCGCGAAGGATCGACCACCGATGTCGCGGGCGAGCTTACCAGCCTGATCCAGACCCAGCGCGCCTATTCGTCCAACGCCAAGGTGATCCAGACCGTGGACGAAATGTTGCAGGAAACCACCAATATCAAACGGTAA
- a CDS encoding flagellar motor protein MotB gives MGGKSNAAPVIIKRKKIIAGGGHHGGAWKVAYADFVTAMMAFFLLMWLLGATTEKQRKGVADYFSPAITLTRSSAGGEDVLSGDSTFTQDASAKSGTGVAGGRIAQDGGDMSEAEAQQHKAEIDKALTAFGGESMTMEAALRHVVIKVTDEGLVIEIFDLPEVPLFGPDSAAPQPMLREIAGMLAEVLPITKNGLAINGHVRAYPITLIVNPVWDLSAARADAMRGLLEAAGLPSARLRRIAGHADRKPVTADPMAIRNNRIEVVLLRRDR, from the coding sequence ATGGGTGGCAAATCAAATGCCGCACCAGTCATCATCAAACGGAAAAAGATCATTGCAGGCGGCGGGCACCACGGTGGGGCGTGGAAAGTGGCCTATGCTGACTTTGTGACCGCCATGATGGCGTTCTTTCTGTTGATGTGGCTGTTGGGTGCGACAACGGAAAAGCAGCGCAAAGGCGTTGCCGATTATTTCAGCCCTGCGATCACGCTGACCCGCTCTTCTGCGGGCGGTGAAGACGTGCTGAGTGGGGACAGCACCTTTACGCAGGATGCCTCGGCCAAATCCGGCACCGGCGTTGCGGGTGGGCGCATAGCGCAGGACGGCGGCGATATGTCCGAGGCAGAGGCACAGCAGCACAAGGCCGAAATTGACAAGGCTCTGACCGCCTTTGGCGGGGAAAGCATGACGATGGAGGCAGCGCTGCGCCACGTCGTCATCAAGGTTACGGATGAAGGTCTGGTGATCGAGATTTTCGATCTGCCGGAGGTGCCGCTGTTCGGGCCAGACAGTGCCGCGCCACAGCCCATGCTGCGGGAAATCGCGGGCATGTTGGCAGAGGTTTTGCCGATCACGAAAAACGGGCTGGCGATCAATGGCCATGTGCGCGCCTATCCGATCACCCTGATCGTCAACCCCGTCTGGGATCTGTCTGCGGCGCGGGCGGATGCGATGCGCGGCCTGCTGGAGGCGGCCGGTCTGCCCTCTGCCCGCTTGCGCCGCATCGCGGGCCATGCCGACCGCAAACCCGTGACGGCAGACCCGATGGCGATCCGCAACAACCGGATCGAGGTGGTTCTGCTGCGGCGCGACAGATGA
- a CDS encoding 3-hydroxyacyl-CoA dehydrogenase, translating into MATIGVVGLGVMGLGIAQVYAQAGHQVWATDAWPEAREAAAQRLRQGMEPRVASGKMAASEMEAILSRIQIGALEALAPCDLIIEAIAEKLDLKQSLFAELETISTATLATNTSSLSVTKIAAGLRDPARVLGLHFFNPAPVMRLVELIALPGTDAARITQARSWTEVAGKTVIACADRPGFIVNRCARPYYGEALALMEEGHSPGEIDAAMVAAGYRLGPFSLMDLVGADINLAATEGLAQAMGNHPRYHVFPALRAQVASGQLGRKTGRGFLHPNPLPAAPPDTAAIALRIEAVLANEAASLLAEGGTTEQGIDTALQLGLNFPRGPFASARRHGISEVLAELRRLQAAAPAPLKARYAASPGLLALQ; encoded by the coding sequence ATGGCAACAATCGGGGTGGTGGGTCTGGGCGTCATGGGCCTCGGCATCGCGCAGGTCTATGCGCAGGCCGGGCATCAGGTCTGGGCAACAGATGCCTGGCCTGAGGCGCGCGAGGCCGCAGCGCAGCGGCTGCGGCAGGGGATGGAGCCCCGTGTCGCTTCAGGCAAAATGGCAGCGTCAGAGATGGAGGCCATCCTTTCACGCATCCAGATCGGTGCGCTTGAGGCGCTTGCGCCCTGTGACCTGATCATCGAAGCGATTGCCGAAAAGCTGGACCTCAAACAGTCTCTATTCGCGGAGTTAGAGACGATTTCAACCGCAACACTGGCCACCAATACCTCGTCTCTGTCGGTCACAAAAATCGCGGCGGGGCTGCGTGATCCTGCGCGCGTTTTGGGCCTGCATTTCTTTAACCCTGCGCCCGTCATGCGTCTGGTGGAACTGATCGCGCTGCCCGGCACGGATGCGGCGCGCATCACTCAGGCGCGCAGCTGGACCGAGGTGGCGGGCAAGACCGTGATCGCCTGCGCGGACCGGCCCGGATTCATCGTCAACCGCTGCGCCCGGCCCTATTACGGCGAGGCCTTGGCGTTGATGGAAGAAGGGCACAGCCCCGGCGAGATTGATGCCGCGATGGTGGCGGCAGGCTATCGGCTTGGCCCGTTCTCGCTGATGGATCTGGTGGGGGCCGACATAAATCTTGCCGCCACGGAAGGGTTGGCACAGGCGATGGGTAACCATCCGCGCTACCATGTATTTCCGGCCCTGCGTGCGCAGGTGGCAAGTGGGCAGCTTGGCCGCAAGACCGGGCGGGGGTTTCTGCACCCCAACCCTCTGCCCGCCGCGCCGCCGGATACCGCCGCCATCGCCCTTCGGATCGAGGCGGTGCTGGCCAATGAGGCGGCAAGCCTTCTGGCAGAAGGCGGTACCACCGAACAGGGCATTGATACGGCGCTGCAATTGGGGCTGAACTTTCCGCGCGGCCCCTTCGCTTCGGCGCGTCGGCACGGGATTTCCGAAGTTCTGGCCGAATTGCGCAGATTGCAGGCGGCGGCCCCCGCGCCGCTCAAGGCCCGCTATGCGGCATCGCCGGGATTACTGGCCCTGCAATAA
- a CDS encoding ATP-binding cassette domain-containing protein, which translates to MTLDLISLSIRPQGGAPLFAPVSLCVAAGEVATVMGPSGIGKSTLLDAIGGHLSPAFTLLGDVRLNGRSVIGLPAEARRIGLMFQEALLFPHLSVGDNLAFGLAAEVKGKAARRAAVEQALLRAGLAGFYARDPATLSGGQRARAALMRTLLAKPQALLLDEPFSRLDAGLRDDIRNFVFDHARQEQIPVLLVTHDSSDADAAGGPVFNLR; encoded by the coding sequence ATGACACTTGATCTGATCTCGCTTTCCATCCGGCCGCAAGGCGGCGCGCCGCTGTTTGCGCCTGTCTCGCTCTGCGTGGCAGCCGGTGAGGTGGCCACGGTGATGGGGCCGTCGGGGATCGGCAAATCAACCTTGCTGGATGCGATCGGCGGGCATCTGTCGCCAGCGTTTACGCTTCTGGGGGATGTGCGTCTGAACGGTAGGTCGGTGATCGGCCTGCCAGCCGAGGCGCGGCGCATCGGGCTGATGTTCCAGGAGGCGCTGCTGTTTCCGCATCTGTCGGTGGGGGACAACCTTGCCTTCGGTCTGGCGGCAGAGGTGAAGGGCAAGGCTGCGCGGCGGGCGGCGGTCGAACAGGCGCTGTTGCGGGCGGGCCTTGCCGGGTTTTACGCCCGCGATCCCGCCACGCTTTCGGGCGGCCAGCGCGCCCGCGCGGCGCTGATGCGCACCCTGCTGGCCAAGCCGCAGGCGTTGCTGCTGGACGAGCCGTTTTCGCGGCTCGATGCCGGGCTGCGCGATGACATCCGCAATTTCGTGTTTGACCACGCGCGGCAAGAGCAGATCCCGGTGCTGCTGGTCACCCATGATTCCAGCGATGCCGATGCGGCGGGCGGCCCGGTTTTCAACCTGCGATAA
- a CDS encoding ABC transporter permease — MTLPGRMLRGAVLITVLAALALPILAGLGLTLAASLGYLPAIGARTVSVQAFLMLFGLPGLGTSLWLTLVTGIGSTLLALIIAIVLLVRWPGAARLLPVLLATPHAALALGLAFLLSPSGWISRGLAPLLGWAQPPDVATVNDPMGLALIFGLLVKEVPFLLLMLLAAVRQIPWRRHMALGQAMGHGPASVWIKIVVPQLYPLIRLPLFIVLAFALSVVDMAMILGPSHPPTLAVALTRWFNDPDPAMILPASAGAMLLVALTGGSIGLWMAAERAVARFGRLWLRRGGRGGGLGSTLALPAAMGRFALLLGLCALLVLAVWSLAWRWPYPALLPDSWSLRGWMRADWAGPLVTTLQIALTTTALSLMLAIAWLEGEDRGHLPRARWATGLIVLPLLLPQIGFLYGLHALFLKLGICGCLWAVIWAQVLFVFPYVMLALSEPWRSLDPRHVRSAAALGAGPLRRLVAVKLPLLIAPVLASAALGIAVSVTQYLPTLFMGAGRVTTLTTEAVTLASGADRRVTAIYGLLLAVLPLCAYGLALRLPGLIFRNRRDMSPRHDT, encoded by the coding sequence ATGACCCTGCCGGGCCGGATGTTGCGCGGGGCCGTGCTGATCACGGTTCTGGCGGCGCTGGCCCTGCCGATCCTCGCAGGTCTGGGGCTGACGCTGGCAGCCAGTTTGGGCTATCTGCCCGCCATCGGCGCAAGAACAGTCTCTGTGCAGGCCTTTTTGATGCTGTTCGGTCTGCCCGGCCTTGGCACCAGCCTGTGGTTGACTTTGGTCACCGGCATCGGCTCCACCCTGCTGGCACTGATCATCGCCATCGTCCTTCTGGTGCGGTGGCCGGGGGCCGCAAGGCTGTTGCCGGTGCTGCTGGCCACGCCACATGCGGCACTGGCCCTGGGGCTGGCGTTTCTGCTGTCGCCCTCGGGCTGGATCAGCCGGGGGCTTGCGCCGCTGCTGGGTTGGGCGCAGCCACCGGATGTGGCGACAGTCAATGACCCGATGGGATTGGCGCTGATCTTTGGCCTGCTGGTGAAGGAAGTGCCGTTCCTGTTGTTGATGCTGCTGGCGGCAGTGCGGCAGATCCCGTGGCGGCGGCACATGGCGCTTGGGCAGGCGATGGGGCATGGCCCGGCCTCGGTCTGGATCAAGATTGTGGTGCCGCAGTTGTATCCGCTGATCCGGTTGCCCTTGTTCATCGTGCTGGCCTTTGCGCTGTCGGTTGTGGACATGGCGATGATCCTTGGCCCCAGCCACCCGCCAACGCTTGCCGTGGCGCTGACCCGCTGGTTCAACGATCCCGATCCGGCAATGATCCTGCCTGCCAGTGCCGGGGCCATGCTGCTGGTTGCGCTCACCGGGGGCAGTATCGGCCTGTGGATGGCGGCAGAACGCGCTGTGGCCCGGTTTGGCCGCCTCTGGTTGCGGCGCGGCGGGCGGGGCGGGGGGCTTGGCAGCACGCTGGCGCTTCCGGCGGCGATGGGACGCTTTGCGCTGCTGCTGGGGCTTTGTGCCCTTCTGGTGTTGGCGGTGTGGAGCCTTGCCTGGCGCTGGCCCTATCCGGCGCTGCTGCCCGACAGCTGGAGCCTGCGCGGTTGGATGCGGGCCGATTGGGCCGGGCCGCTGGTTACAACCCTCCAGATTGCCCTGACCACCACGGCGCTGTCGCTGATGCTGGCGATTGCCTGGCTGGAGGGGGAGGATCGGGGCCATTTGCCGCGCGCCCGCTGGGCCACGGGTCTGATCGTCTTGCCGCTGCTGCTGCCGCAGATCGGGTTCCTGTATGGGCTGCATGCGCTGTTCCTGAAGCTCGGGATTTGCGGCTGTCTTTGGGCCGTGATCTGGGCGCAGGTTCTGTTCGTGTTTCCCTATGTGATGCTGGCCCTGTCAGAGCCGTGGCGCAGCCTTGATCCGCGCCATGTGCGCAGCGCTGCCGCCTTGGGGGCCGGGCCGTTGCGCCGCTTGGTCGCGGTAAAGCTGCCGCTGCTGATTGCGCCGGTTCTGGCTTCGGCGGCCTTGGGTATTGCGGTGTCGGTCACGCAATATCTGCCGACGCTGTTCATGGGGGCAGGGCGCGTGACCACCCTGACAACCGAGGCCGTCACGCTCGCCTCGGGGGCGGATCGGCGGGTGACGGCCATTTACGGGCTGTTGCTGGCGGTCTTGCCGCTGTGCGCCTATGGTCTGGCCCTGCGCCTGCCCGGCCTGATCTTTCGCAACCGGCGTGATATGAGCCCCCGGCATGACACTTGA